tTCACCAGCAGcactgtttgatttttttaaagtgcagaACAAATTACACATTTTGTTCGTCCTTAAAGCAAAAGAAGTCAACCTGCTAATGCACTGTTATTTCCTGACCAATCGTGGCATGCGCTCTTCCTTACAGAGCACTTCAGGTTATGAGACTTTTAGGGCGTCCTTCAAGAAACACTAAAAAGGTTGAAAATTGTGATTAAAATGTTTAACTTTGCTGTGGATGTTTGTCTGCTTTGTTTCACTGACCACGACTCTAGTTTATCCAGATTTTACTCTGCATACTTCAGGCACTTTTGTTATGAATTGGCAGAGAGTTCGCTTCTGAAAGCTCTCCTTTGACACCCTGTTCATgaacaaacacagcaaaaagAAACAGTGCACTACCGTTCCCTGCACTAGCTAAACATGCCTGACATTCCTATACAGATCCATGAGGAGGTGCTTTGTCTTCCTGCTCAGAAGTTAAGTTTTCTAAGCATGCCGTCATGACTTCAGCACTTTCTCACAGCTGCCATTCCTTACTGGTATTTGTGACCAATCATATTTAGCCTGctttaatatgttttttatagCCATATTGAGTTGACTGGTATGAAAAAAAGAGGAGTCAAAGAAATAATCAGGCTCTAAACTCTAATAAGTTCACAGTTCCGAATGGTCTTAGGACAGAAAGAGCTTCTGCATATGCCCAATTATGTAATCATTTTTATGCACATGGAATATAAAGTAACAATACTGCACTAACATTTGAAGGATTTAATGTGTAACGTTAATGCACCTTTTcacatcagttaaaacactgtgtcGTTTACACAGGTGTGCACATACCACCCTGCCAGTACATGTATGCATAGTGTGTCTAATTCAGATAAGAATGAGCGTGATTGTGGAGTGTGAGAATATTTTGGCCAAATTTAATGCAGCGAACATTCAAAAAGGTAAAGACCTGGTTAAAGGGTTCGCAGTGTTATTAGGTTATATCAGGGGAAAAGGCAGAAATGCACACAAagatttaaaatgatgacagccTGTGTAACTTACTTGTTTGATCTTTTTGTACTCTTTCACGACTTCTTCTTGCACCTTCTGTAAAGATGATTAAAGTCATAAGTTGTTCCCAATGGACATCATGTATAAACATTACAAAAAACACATGTTCTTTCAGTTTTTGTAGATAAATGAAATACTGACCCACCTACACTTATtttaaggaaataaaaaaaaaagctctgataGCTAGGGACAAAAGCAGGACCCTGAACCGAAGCACAGAATGAAACTATTAGCactctaaacaaatgtctgtcgcCTGCTGGTTGCAGATGTCTCTGGATTgaggagcagctgtgaaacTTTGACAACACTATTACTTTTTGTTGATTACGAATAAGCCCGTCCATCATTACTGCCTcctgtttgtttgacagcagtATACAAAGAGCCAGTTGTGAATGGTTAAAAGACTTCATTATATTCTGTCATCACCAACAGGACCAcaaatttataataatgtagaaaatgattaaaacacacatacagagagagAACAGCCTGTGTCACGTTTCTATGATTGTGGTCTTTCTgcagtcatcatcatcatcaaaaatGTATCCAAGCAAAACGTTTCAATATGACCTGATGCTCTTTGGTGCCAGGGGCCAACTTCCGACACTGGGAGTCCAACTGGGTAAAGCGGCGGGTGATGTTCTCCACGCGTGCGTGCAACAGGCGGTACTCATCATACTCTGCATTGAAATCGTCCTTGTAGCTTTGCCGCTGGTCAAGGGACACCAATGCTGTGTACTTCCTGTGAAGAAAGGAAAATTAGATCCTTTTTAAAGTGGTGACAAAGTaagttttaatttgaaatttcaATTCAGAAAGAGCTGTTACAGACAACACCAATACCAGCACTGGACTCTCCATGCTCTTtccaaactttatttattctgAATGCACCTTTGAAAAGGTCATGCCATTTATAGAGATATGGGAAGCTCAACATCTGTTGCACTTCTCCATTTCAAATGTGCTATGGATAAGATATTCCCTGAACTCATTACCACTGATGTGGAAAGTACAAAACAGTCCTAGTACAGCAATGAACAAAGAATACTAGCATGCACACTGAAACACATCTGTGTTTACAGCAGCATTTCACGTGTCCTAATTCTCATCTACTCTAATTCACTTGTGTTTGTTCTAAACATCCTCTTTTGCAATCGTTTCACAATTTGTGctgagaaaaagaggaaatttacaaaaaaaaaaagctgaaacctGAGAGGtaaaaaagacacactgtgtTGATAATGGATCCTTTTAGAATTATAACAGTTACTTACAGGATATAGTCAGGCGTCTCTATTTTGGATGAAAATTCAGTGGATTGGACTGGCCTCCCTTTGTCTGAAGAGTCTGAGGAGAGACAGCAATATGCAAGAATCTAAGTACAGAATTTATAATGAACATTAAACATAAGCAACACTGCTGTGATGGAAAACTGTCTAACAAACTGTACTATGAACAGTCAGAATATAGTAAGTACTATCATCATATAGGATTGTATTTTTAACCATCTTGATCTGATGTAAAAAATATGAACAGGTCTCTTTTAGTTGATCCCTGATGTTTCAACAGTAATTTAAACGTTTGTTGCATGATGACATTAACCCACAGCACAAGGATTTCTCATTCAGTATAATCAGAACAGAAAGGTACTGATGGCCAGACATACACTGCTTTTATAGGAAAGGGCAAACCCATTTTTCTCATAAAATCAGTGGTGCAGCTGCTGAAAAAGCAAAGGCTGCTGCAAAGAAATGGAAGCCTGTAATGTAAAGGTTGCTGTCCTGTTTTCTGAGTTAAAGTGACAACATAAAATTTCCAGAACTGCTGGTATCTGATTCAGCAGTCCATATAAGAGATTCAGAAACACACCTTGATCTTTGTGAGAACTTTTGCTGATAACTCTCCTGGTCTCTTCAACAGGGCTCTGCCTCTTCTTGGCTCTATGACTTTCTACAGACTGCTCCGCAACACCATGAGAACTACTGCCGTCTCTTTCCTTTCGCTTCCCTTTCTCCCTTTCTCGATCCTTGTCTTTGTGCTTCTTAGACTTCTTTTTAACCTTCTTACTGGTGATGTTGGACAAGGGAGGGCTAGAAATGACAGTGGAGGTAACTGTGAGTGAGGTGCAAGGTGGAGGGCTGGGGGATGGTCTGGGACCGGGGTTAGGATGCTGATAGCGATCCTGCAGGGATCTATCGGACGAAAAGGACTTGGGTGAAGGATCTCTGCAGGAGGAACTCTGGTCCACGGGCAGGTCCTGGGTGCCACAGCCCTCGGGGGTGCTTGGTGAGTTGGTGTTAGAAGCTGGGCTAGGCTGCTGGTGAGAGGGGGCAGGTGGGTGGGATGAGATGGGGAGATGAGTGGGAGGGCCTGAGGTGACATTGGAGGGTAGGGATGAGCGTTTAGAGCTGAGGCTGCCCTCGTCCTCACGGCGATCCGAGGTGGAGGATGTGGCTGGCCCTCGATTACTGAGGTGGGAGATGCGGGCTTTCTTCGGTGCCAAAGGATCAATGAAATCAAAGTCTGGCTGACGCTTCTGCCAAAACCCCCccaacaaaaccaaacacagaatTTAGTCTGAAAATCATAACACCATGGGTTGAGCTTTAGAGAATTTTTGTTCAGGTACCTGAGGTGATGTGGGAACGCTGTCTTTGGGAGAACCACTGGATGAGGTTGCGGTTATCTCATTAGGAAGACCTAATTTGCTATTGAAGAAAAGACAGAGTGTTATCAGTGGGGAACAGTATAAGTGGCAAGAAAGGTCAACTTAGAGGGCAGCCTTCAACCATCATTACACTAAGACCTGCTAAAAATGTGGATTGGTTATATTCATGAAGCTTAATTTACATCTTTCCAATGCCACAACAcaagaaggagaagaaatgGCTCTAAAACACAAATCTGTAGTGCAGCTAATGGCAAAATAAACCGTACCATAAGCCATTCTAAACAGTGTGGATGTTTTCATAGAAGCTACAGCATGTACTGCAGGCTGATGCCACACATCAAGATAACAGAACTGTGTTTTCTTCACTCTCTCACGAGTTTCAGCGTTTCATTCATTCTTTTGGAAACTGTGCTCATGTATGTAAAACCACTTCTGCTTAAAATTTAAACAGTGTTAGTCCAATTACACACCATGAAGAACAAACGCTTTATCAGTACAGGCAGGCAGGAGACCATTTAAGAGCATAATTGACGCTATATGTTGGCATTTGCCATGTGACCAAATGACTGATGGTTCTCTTCAAGCATGAGGATCTCTGCTCTCTATTTCACATCCTATCTTTCTGTACATTTCCTTTCAATATCTCTACtgcttttaatttaatcaaaggCAACTCAAAATTAATCAGAATAAAAAGCTGAACTGGCTGTTTGTGTACCGAGTCAGGATCCGGTCAATCTGAGACTTCTCATCTTCTGAGTAACCAGGCCAGTCTCGCTGGACGTCACGGTATATGTAGTCCTTCAGAAAATATGCATTGTCTTTGGGATTCAGGTTTGCCACCTAATTTGCATAGAAACACACAGAGTTTCAAAGTTAAGCTGTGACAGCAGGAATACTGGTATAGATACTTCATACATCCTGTGCTGGCTAAACATCTGTGTATGTAAATACTGTTCAACGACTAAGAGTCTCATTTCTCATGAATGAAGCATTAATAAAGTGAGCAGGATTTCATCAGGCAGATCTGCAAGCAACAATCTTGTTAGCCTGCATAAACAGACAAATCGGTTCAAATTCATCCATTTAAGTCTCCTGCCATGAAATACCTGCTGCAGGGTGGTCCCCAATGAGTTGCGGTCCTTCTGGTTGATACCGTCACGCTGCAAACGCGCTAGCACTTCCAGCTTCTTGTAGGGCCTGAGTGCCAGCAGATGAATGATGCGGTCTCGGAACGGCCGCTGCGATACGGGGTTATTGGAAAGGCACTTACGAATAGTGTTGGCTGGGTTGATGGGGGTGGAGCGTTTACGCTCTGGGACCACTTCTGGAGCTGATAGTGCAGGCTTACGGATATGTACTTGCTTTCCtgcaaaacagaaggaaaatggAAAGTTACGActtcttttctctgcagactgGCTCATCACAGATGATTCTTTTACACGGACAGATAAGAGGAACTTTTGATTAACATCTGTTATTAAAAGTGGGTGTCAATTGTATCTACATTACACATACATTAGGACTGATCCAATGATTATAACAGTGAGAGCTCAAAGAAATGGATCAGGGTTTCCACCAGTGTATTACAATCCTGCCAATGTGCTTGGGCTAAATGGACCTATGCCAGACCTATGGActggggacacacacacacacacacacacactttgtttttaaaggacCAGGAATAACTTATACCATAATACTATTTTACCTGTGTTCACTTAATGGATTACAATAGGCTAAATCCTCCAATGCTGTATGTGAATGAGGTTAACCAGGACTTGGTCACCTACACATGGGTTTAACTTTTCTGAGAGGAAATCATGTGAGAATGTCAGTGACATGTAGGAAGACCAAAGAAGCTGAGCTGCTCAACTCAAACTTTATTTCAAACTGACATTAAGAACTGTAACTACAGGATATAAGAGACACAATGAATACTTTTGTTATGTCAGTGACATTCACGATTTCAGTTTTTGAAACCAGTGACAATATggcctgatgttaatgccattTGCAGTGAAAGTGTAGGCAGCAAGAAAACTGACCATACCAAACTACATAACTACACTAAGCAGTTTAGAGAACCCATTTTAAAGTGTTGACATTAAAGCCAGAGAAACCTTATTACTGAGCAATGTGCTTAATCATGGTGTCAACGCTTCCCTGTATACCTCTTCATGGTCATTATGAAATTCTAAAGCTCTTTAAAAGATTAAGGTTAGGGAAaggaagagaaaggaaaaactcctcccctccctcctcgtcaaagaaaaggaaaaagactgGACACTCGCACACAGTGACAGAGACCAGTGACAGATTGTAACAGGCGTAATGCTTTTGCtaacacatttttcttcttcagaaaGAGTTATTCTGTACAGACCATCGGTACATTTATTAAGAGTTACTGCTTTTAAATGCGACTgcagaaggcagacaaagattAGGGCAAGTTAGAGGCTGCCACCTGAAACAAAAAGCCTGTGAAAACAAGAATCTAAAGGCCCCTGGCGCATCTGTAAGTATGATACTTACTTCAAACCAGGTGCTACAAACTATTGACCCACCCCCTTTTCTGTACATCATCTCGTTTCCCAGTTTCTATATGTGACAGTATATgcaaatatacaaatatatccCTAGGGTttagaaaaaaaggcttttagaCTACATCTACAGTAAATagtatacatttttaaatgcttacttgtatgtgtgaaaataatgacattttaACCACAAACTGGGATTTGTAGCGATTTCTATAGTGAAATGGGACTGATATACTTTGccctccttttctttttggcAAGCAACAAAAATTCATCACAATTCAGATCAGGATAGAGATCAGAAAACTTAACATAAATACAGAACATGGCAACAGCTCTTTATCGTGGGTTAAAGTTTAAAATACTTGATTACTGTAGAAGGTGAAGACAACAAAGTTGTCTTCTTAAATTTGCTGCCACCCAGGCGCGGTCTGTGAATGCCGTCTGGTTACATTGCTGAGTATCAACTCTCTGTGATCAGTTAAACTATCTTTTTATGTTGCACAAGCCAAAGtatttgaattttacacattcttttttttgttgtcagaCAACTGAAAAGCAGGGAATACCTAATGTAAGCCTAGATTAGCTGCATGTACCAGGAGTCATTCTAAACATGCAGCAACTTTAAGAGCAACAGCTATCTGTATATAAAACACTGTAACAATTATACATTCCTCATGTGTAAGGAAAACATGAAGACATAGCTTTGTTGAAAAGATAAATgttaaacacaataaaacaaatgtaaagCGTGTACTGTGTGGCAAGCTATGCATTACTAAAACAGCATTAGCTTTATCTGCCACCACTTGTCATTATCAGACAGACTCCTAATCTGGAAAAAACTGAGACGGCAAAATAGCTTAGTCAGTCGCAATAACGGCTTTGAATAGAGTTAGGCTGTCAGCTTTCACCTATTCAGTCTCTCAAAAGAGGCAGAGTTTGAAAAGAGAGAAGAGGTGTTGTAAAGCCATGGTGACATGTGGGATCCACACCGCCCTTTGACTGCAGCAGTGGGAAATAAGCGAGATTGTAGGAAGGGTCTTACCTCTGTATTGACCACCAGGCTTGATGACTTTGGTCCCACGTTCTCGTGTGTCCTCCACAGCCTGGGTCATGCGCTCCCGGGTCACCTGGTAGGAGTCATTAGTGGCACACACTGTGACCTTGTCGTGTACTGTCGCCAACAATGCCAGGTGTGAGGCCCCTGAGCTGGAGACAAAGAGGGAGTATAAGGGAGAAATGTGATGCAAGAGAGGGATTACCTTCCAGCAATGTGTGGTAAGACAGTAACAGTTGATTCAGCTGACCAGCGATTAACACTACCTCGACGCATACTGATGGATGCACTCGAAGCTTCCCTGAGGGTTGTCCTTGCCCACATTAGACAGGTAGAATTCAAAATTGTGGAAGGCGTCTGAAGAAGAGTCACTCTTGGGAATCTTAATGCGCTGTCAAATAATTCACATACATATAAAGTATAACACAAACAGTATAACAGTGTATTCAGCAGTAGAGCTATAGAGGATGATGTGAACCATTTAAGAGTTACAAGGAAACAGGACAACCCAAGTTCTTATCATCTACTGGGAGGTGAGTCATGCCATTATGGAGTAAATACatcatacaaaaatatatatgaacCAATTATTAACTTGATATTTTATCGTGTTAAACatcagaggaaaacacacatttaaaaaataaagaaaaaagaaatcttgcTTTATAAACAACTCAGTTTGAATCATTAAATCGGCCATTTTGTAttgaatttatattttattacaagTGCTAAAATGAGTTAATGCCTTGGCAGAAATTGTTAAGATCTTTTACTGATTTGAGGATCAATGAATACAACTGGCAAGCTTATTTTCATCAGTTAATGCAACACTCACAACCTAAAATACAACcagattttttgttttccttgttgGACTTACCCCTTGTAGTCCCTTGAATTGTATCGTTGGCCGCAGAGAAGGAACATTCTGAAAATaaggggaaaaacacacactttaaccgctgagaaaaaaaaaaaaaaaaaaaaaaatacagacttgtaaagcatttaaaaaacagaaaataaagaccTAGAATCTACACTACACTTTACTCCCAGTCCTCCTATAACACACGCTTCCATCATAACGCAGACAAATGCTGAACGCTTAGCCACTTGCTTTGCATGTTTTGTTAAAggctacatttaaaaacatgctgCTAGGACTATAGCTGACAGCCAGCTGATATGTGACGTGCACGTGCCTTCTTTGTCTGTGT
This genomic interval from Oreochromis niloticus isolate F11D_XX linkage group LG5, O_niloticus_UMD_NMBU, whole genome shotgun sequence contains the following:
- the ell2 gene encoding RNA polymerase II elongation factor ELL2, with product MAALSVDGRYGLNCGQQSAERVTVLHVKLTETALRAIETYQNCTNVPSLRPTIQFKGLQGRIKIPKSDSSSDAFHNFEFYLSNVGKDNPQGSFECIHQYASSSGASHLALLATVHDKVTVCATNDSYQVTRERMTQAVEDTRERGTKVIKPGGQYRGKQVHIRKPALSAPEVVPERKRSTPINPANTIRKCLSNNPVSQRPFRDRIIHLLALRPYKKLEVLARLQRDGINQKDRNSLGTTLQQVANLNPKDNAYFLKDYIYRDVQRDWPGYSEDEKSQIDRILTRKLGLPNEITATSSSGSPKDSVPTSPQKRQPDFDFIDPLAPKKARISHLSNRGPATSSTSDRREDEGSLSSKRSSLPSNVTSGPPTHLPISSHPPAPSHQQPSPASNTNSPSTPEGCGTQDLPVDQSSSCRDPSPKSFSSDRSLQDRYQHPNPGPRPSPSPPPCTSLTVTSTVISSPPLSNITSKKVKKKSKKHKDKDREREKGKRKERDGSSSHGVAEQSVESHRAKKRQSPVEETRRVISKSSHKDQDSSDKGRPVQSTEFSSKIETPDYILKYTALVSLDQRQSYKDDFNAEYDEYRLLHARVENITRRFTQLDSQCRKLAPGTKEHQKVQEEVVKEYKKIKQHSPNYHKEKLRCEYLHNKLAHIKRLIADFDQRRAQAWC